A single region of the Vagococcus teuberi genome encodes:
- a CDS encoding potassium channel family protein, translating to MTQQRIKKAYLFTMFILIIVSLVVNVINMPYKEMINMIILAIFALDSFYSLWKTENRKNYLRHHFLDFIAIIPFHHGFRLVKFFPIIMQSIQITSLGQRYFLPVFFKLRETGTGKLFNIFLIIFIFLPLPLLWMEPNISNYEDLIWWEMQTVTTVGYGDIVIQTGLGRLIGGILMVLGVGIISAFTSSLTRAISHSKKSPYQKTDDIIEELLQEKSFSQEDLEVIEAWLELEKKTAKIE from the coding sequence ATGACACAACAGCGAATAAAAAAAGCTTATTTGTTTACTATGTTTATTTTAATTATCGTCTCATTGGTTGTGAATGTGATTAATATGCCATACAAAGAGATGATTAATATGATTATTTTAGCAATATTTGCGCTAGATAGTTTTTATAGTCTATGGAAAACGGAAAATAGAAAAAACTATCTGAGACATCACTTTTTGGATTTTATTGCGATTATTCCGTTTCATCATGGATTTCGTTTGGTTAAGTTTTTTCCAATCATTATGCAAAGTATCCAGATTACGTCTTTAGGTCAACGATATTTCCTCCCAGTTTTTTTCAAGTTACGAGAAACTGGGACAGGAAAACTGTTTAATATCTTTTTAATTATTTTCATCTTTTTACCCCTTCCATTATTGTGGATGGAGCCTAATATAAGTAATTATGAAGATTTGATTTGGTGGGAAATGCAGACTGTTACAACGGTTGGGTATGGTGATATTGTCATTCAAACAGGTTTGGGACGATTGATTGGTGGGATTTTGATGGTCCTTGGTGTCGGTATTATTTCTGCTTTTACAAGTAGTTTGACACGTGCTATCAGCCATTCAAAAAAATCACCTTATCAAAAAACAGACGATATCATAGAAGAATTATTGCAAGAAAAATCGTTTAGTCAAGAAGATTTAGAAGTGATTGAAGCTTGGCTAGAATTAGAAAAAAAAACAGCAAAAATTGAATAA